A single Oryza brachyantha chromosome 8, ObraRS2, whole genome shotgun sequence DNA region contains:
- the LOC102714312 gene encoding uncharacterized protein LOC102714312, whose protein sequence is MAMAGWSPELAMDAYLHTLQLCKQQEEHADDASDSSSSSSVVMEPRSMEYIAALAAGSQARLLLDVAPAAASPATAVALAVAAARTGGRVACVRDDPRSLDGVRRHLHRHGLAASADFHLARPSATEAAVVRQLRCVDFAVVDASLERCGGVLGAVDVNPRGAIVVVTNVFQEETTTRRSSGRVCSYGQVVGKKGRATVLPIGRHGIEVTRVGGGSSGAHLQPHKKVVSTPKRTFLVCDDGSPS, encoded by the exons ATGGCTATGGCCGGTTGGTCCCCTGAGCTCGCCATGGATGCGTACCTGCACACCCTGCAACTG TGCaagcagcaggaggagcatGCTGACGATGCCAgtgacagcagcagcagcagcagcgtggTAATGGAGCCCAGGAGCATGGAGTACATCGCCGCGCTGGCCGCCGGCAGCCaggcgcgcctcctcctcgacgtcgcccctgccgccgcgtccCCGGCCACGGCcgtcgcgctcgccgtcgccgccgcgcggacgGGCGGCCGCGTGGCCTGCGTCCGTGACGACCCGCGGAGCCTCGACGGCGTCAGgcgccacctccaccgccacgGCCTGGCGGCCTCGGCGGACTTCCACCTCGCCCGGCCGTCGGCGACggaggccgccgtcgtccggcAGCTACGCTGCGTCGacttcgccgtcgtcgacgccaGCTTGGAGCGCTGCGGCGGCGTGCTCGGCGCCGTCGATGTGAACCCCAGGGGAGCCATCGTCGTGGTCACCAACGTGTTCCAAGaagagacgacgacgaggaggagctccggtAGGGTTTGCAGCTACGGGCAGGTGGTCGGGAAGAAGGGGAGGGCCACGGTGTTGCCGATAGGGCGGCATGGCATAGAGGTGACCAGGGTAGGAGGAGGCTcgagtggggcccacttgcAGCCACACAAGAAGGTTGTGAGCACACCCAAGAGGACTTTCTTGGTGTGTGATGATGGATCACCATCATGA
- the LOC102714576 gene encoding U-box domain-containing protein 4 isoform X2: MKLQDLLGTGTRQPAKYILYVQIWQIESVISDIQGCSLQLCQLANSLLPSLTGRACTCIEKLQDINYEHMLDLVKEASMELAETDTASPESLSRLSSTLSLSTNLELYMEAVSLESLRARAMRSENREELDLAEKMIPLVNYMHDRLLRETQLLNINGVPIPADFCCPLSLELMSDPVIVASGQTYERVYIKLWLDEGFTICPKTRQRLGHSNLIPNYTVKALIANWCESHNIRLPDPMKSLKLNFPSAASALQDLSTTGSSPLHPTVVAKGNIPGSPEADLYMRSLNRASPPHSVVHQNSHAHVNRAGHEASAKQSSENANGSVADISRLSLAGSETREPSLEGRNAGSIGQTSEQSAEEAFQASNLDRDSQDHVGSSSVNGSLPNSGQLDAECDNGPSGRTNYSSDASLEVTDGGPSASSVPQREHLIPSRLADVRSRGQFVRRQSSERGFPRIISSSSMDTRSDLSAIESQVRKLVDDLRSDSVDVQRSATSEIRLLAKHNMENRIVIANCGAINLLVGLLHSPDAKIQEHAVTALLNLSINDNNKIAIANADAVDPLIHVLETGNPEAKENSAATLFSLSVIEENKVRIGRSGAIKPLVDLLGNGTPRGKKDAATALFNLSILHENKARIVQADAVRYLVELMDPAAGMVDKAVAVLANLATIPEGRTAIGQARGIPALVEVVELGSARGKENAAAALLQLCTNSSRFCSIVLQEGAVPPLVALSQSGTPRAREKAQALLSYFRSQRHGNSARR; the protein is encoded by the exons ATGAAGCTTCAGGACTTATTGGGAACTGGCACCAGACAACcagcaaaatatattttgtacgTACAA ATATGGCAGATTGAATCAGTAATCTCAGATATTCAGGGATGTTCCCTACAGCTGTGCCAGCTTGCTAACTCTCTATTACCTTCCCTGACTGGCCGTGCATGCACATGTATTGAG AAACTCCAAGACATAAATTATGAACATATGCTTGATCTGGTAAAAGAGGCTTCAATGGAGCTAGCTGAGACGGACACAGCAAGTCCAGAGAGTCTTTCGAGACTATCTAGTACATTGAGTCTGTCAACTAACCTAGAATTGTACATGGAAGCTGTTTCCCTTGAGAGTCTCAGAGCAAGGGCAATGCGAAGTGAGAACCGTGAAgaattggatctagctgagaaGATGATTCCACTAGTCAACTATATGCATGATCGCCTTTTGAGGGAAACACAACTGCTTAACATCAACGGGGTGCCTATTCCTGCAGATTTTTGCTGTCCGCTTTCCCTAGAGCTGATGTCAGATCCTGTTATTGTAGCATCTGGCCAGACATACGAGCGGGTTTATATCAAGTTATGGCTTGATGAAGGTTTTACTATCTGCCCAAAGACACGCCAAAGACTTGGCCACTCCAATTTAATTCCAAATTACACCGTGAAAGCTTTGATAGCTAACTGGTGCGAATCACATAACATTAGGCTTCCTGATCCTATGAAATCCTTGAAATTGAACTTTCCTTCAGCTGCATCTGCTCTCCAGGATTTGAGCACCACAGGAAGCAGCCCTCTACATCCTACTGTTGTTGCTAAGGGTAATATTCCTGGGTCCCCAGAAGCTGACTTGTATATGAGAAGCTTGAATAGAGCATCTCCTCCGCACAGTGTAGTCCATCAGAATTCTCATGCGCACGTGAACCGTGCTGGTCATGAAGCCTCCGCTAAGCAATCTTCAGAAAATGCTAATGGTTCAGTAGCAGACATTTCAAGGTTATCTCTTGCAGGTTCTGAAACAAGAGAGCCTAGTCTGGAAGGAAGAAATGCTGGTTCTATCGGTCAAACTTCAGAACAGTCTGCTGAGGAAGCATTTCAAGCATCTAATTTGGACAGGGATTCACAGGACCATGTGGGTAGTTCTTCGGTGAATGGTAGCCTTCCAAATAGCGGTCAACTTGATGCAGAATGTGACAATGGGCCAAGCGGTAGGACAAATTACAGCAGTGATGCATCTTTAGAGGTTACAGATGGTGGGCCTTCAGCCTCTTCTGTTCCTCAGAGGGAGCATCTAATCCCTTCTAGATTGGCTGATGTTCGTAGTAGAGGCCAATTTGTTCGGCGACAATCATCTGAAAGAGGTTTCCCTAGAATAATATCTTCCTCATCCATGGATACACGGAGTGATCTTTCTGCTATCGAGAGTCAGGTTCGCAAGCTAGTTGATGATTTGAGAAGTGATTCTGTAGATGTTCAAAGATCAGCAACATCAGAGATCCGGCTTTTAGCTAAGCACAACATGGAGAACAGGATTGTCATTGCGAACTGTGGGGCTATAAACTTGCTGGTCGGTCTTCTTCATTCGCCAGATGCCAAAATTCAAGAGCATGCTGTGACAGCTCTTCTGAATTTGTCGATCAACGATAACAATAAGATCGCGATTGCAAATGCTGATGCTGTTGATCCCCTCATCCATGTCCTTGAGACAGGGAACCCTGAAGCCAAAGAGAATTCAGCAGCCACATTGTTCAGTCTTTCAGTTATTGAAGAAAACAAAGTGAGGATTGGAAGGTCTGGTGCCATCAAGCCTCTGGTCGACTTACTAGGAAATGGGACCCCTCGAGGAAAGAAAGATGCAGCTACAGCATTGTTTAATTTATCCATTTTACATGAGAACAAGGCACGTATTGTGCAGGCTGATGCTGTGAGGTATCTGGTTGAGCTTATGGACCCTGCTGCTGGAATGGTTGACAAAGCTGTGGCTGTCTTGGCAAACCTTGCTACCATACCAGAAGGGAGGACAGCGATTGGGCAAGCCCGTGGTATTCCAGCCCttgttgaagttgttgaaCTCGGTTCAGCAAGGGGCAAGGAAAACGCTGCCGCAGCGTTGCTTCAGCTATGTACAAACAGCAGCAGATTTTGCAGCATAGTTCTTCAAGAGGGTGCTGTGCCTCCTTTAGTTGCACTGTCACAGTCAGGCACGCCACGGGCAAGAGAGAAG GCACAAGCTCTTCTCAGCTACTTTCGCAGCCAAAGGCACGGGAATTCAGCAAGGAGATAA
- the LOC102714576 gene encoding U-box domain-containing protein 4 isoform X1 has protein sequence MENFSLRTLLNSILRITVLTSDGSTSRPKPIQKYCQNVCDISSIVSPLIEDLCESPEDQLNEVLRELGTAVNEASGLIGNWHQTTSKIYFIWQIESVISDIQGCSLQLCQLANSLLPSLTGRACTCIEKLQDINYEHMLDLVKEASMELAETDTASPESLSRLSSTLSLSTNLELYMEAVSLESLRARAMRSENREELDLAEKMIPLVNYMHDRLLRETQLLNINGVPIPADFCCPLSLELMSDPVIVASGQTYERVYIKLWLDEGFTICPKTRQRLGHSNLIPNYTVKALIANWCESHNIRLPDPMKSLKLNFPSAASALQDLSTTGSSPLHPTVVAKGNIPGSPEADLYMRSLNRASPPHSVVHQNSHAHVNRAGHEASAKQSSENANGSVADISRLSLAGSETREPSLEGRNAGSIGQTSEQSAEEAFQASNLDRDSQDHVGSSSVNGSLPNSGQLDAECDNGPSGRTNYSSDASLEVTDGGPSASSVPQREHLIPSRLADVRSRGQFVRRQSSERGFPRIISSSSMDTRSDLSAIESQVRKLVDDLRSDSVDVQRSATSEIRLLAKHNMENRIVIANCGAINLLVGLLHSPDAKIQEHAVTALLNLSINDNNKIAIANADAVDPLIHVLETGNPEAKENSAATLFSLSVIEENKVRIGRSGAIKPLVDLLGNGTPRGKKDAATALFNLSILHENKARIVQADAVRYLVELMDPAAGMVDKAVAVLANLATIPEGRTAIGQARGIPALVEVVELGSARGKENAAAALLQLCTNSSRFCSIVLQEGAVPPLVALSQSGTPRAREKAQALLSYFRSQRHGNSARR, from the exons ATGGAGAATTTCTCCCTGAGGACCCTGCTCAATAGTATATTGCGCATCACTGTCTTAACCTCTGATGGATCTACTTCAAGGCCCAAACCTATTCAGAAATACTGCCAAAATGTATGTGATATCTCAAGCATTGTGAGCCCTCTCATAGAAGATCTATGTGAGTCTCCTGAAGATCAACTGAATGAGGTGTTAAGGGAGCTTGGCACTGCTGTTAATGAAGCTTCAGGACTTATTGGGAACTGGCACCAGACAACcagcaaaatatatttt ATATGGCAGATTGAATCAGTAATCTCAGATATTCAGGGATGTTCCCTACAGCTGTGCCAGCTTGCTAACTCTCTATTACCTTCCCTGACTGGCCGTGCATGCACATGTATTGAG AAACTCCAAGACATAAATTATGAACATATGCTTGATCTGGTAAAAGAGGCTTCAATGGAGCTAGCTGAGACGGACACAGCAAGTCCAGAGAGTCTTTCGAGACTATCTAGTACATTGAGTCTGTCAACTAACCTAGAATTGTACATGGAAGCTGTTTCCCTTGAGAGTCTCAGAGCAAGGGCAATGCGAAGTGAGAACCGTGAAgaattggatctagctgagaaGATGATTCCACTAGTCAACTATATGCATGATCGCCTTTTGAGGGAAACACAACTGCTTAACATCAACGGGGTGCCTATTCCTGCAGATTTTTGCTGTCCGCTTTCCCTAGAGCTGATGTCAGATCCTGTTATTGTAGCATCTGGCCAGACATACGAGCGGGTTTATATCAAGTTATGGCTTGATGAAGGTTTTACTATCTGCCCAAAGACACGCCAAAGACTTGGCCACTCCAATTTAATTCCAAATTACACCGTGAAAGCTTTGATAGCTAACTGGTGCGAATCACATAACATTAGGCTTCCTGATCCTATGAAATCCTTGAAATTGAACTTTCCTTCAGCTGCATCTGCTCTCCAGGATTTGAGCACCACAGGAAGCAGCCCTCTACATCCTACTGTTGTTGCTAAGGGTAATATTCCTGGGTCCCCAGAAGCTGACTTGTATATGAGAAGCTTGAATAGAGCATCTCCTCCGCACAGTGTAGTCCATCAGAATTCTCATGCGCACGTGAACCGTGCTGGTCATGAAGCCTCCGCTAAGCAATCTTCAGAAAATGCTAATGGTTCAGTAGCAGACATTTCAAGGTTATCTCTTGCAGGTTCTGAAACAAGAGAGCCTAGTCTGGAAGGAAGAAATGCTGGTTCTATCGGTCAAACTTCAGAACAGTCTGCTGAGGAAGCATTTCAAGCATCTAATTTGGACAGGGATTCACAGGACCATGTGGGTAGTTCTTCGGTGAATGGTAGCCTTCCAAATAGCGGTCAACTTGATGCAGAATGTGACAATGGGCCAAGCGGTAGGACAAATTACAGCAGTGATGCATCTTTAGAGGTTACAGATGGTGGGCCTTCAGCCTCTTCTGTTCCTCAGAGGGAGCATCTAATCCCTTCTAGATTGGCTGATGTTCGTAGTAGAGGCCAATTTGTTCGGCGACAATCATCTGAAAGAGGTTTCCCTAGAATAATATCTTCCTCATCCATGGATACACGGAGTGATCTTTCTGCTATCGAGAGTCAGGTTCGCAAGCTAGTTGATGATTTGAGAAGTGATTCTGTAGATGTTCAAAGATCAGCAACATCAGAGATCCGGCTTTTAGCTAAGCACAACATGGAGAACAGGATTGTCATTGCGAACTGTGGGGCTATAAACTTGCTGGTCGGTCTTCTTCATTCGCCAGATGCCAAAATTCAAGAGCATGCTGTGACAGCTCTTCTGAATTTGTCGATCAACGATAACAATAAGATCGCGATTGCAAATGCTGATGCTGTTGATCCCCTCATCCATGTCCTTGAGACAGGGAACCCTGAAGCCAAAGAGAATTCAGCAGCCACATTGTTCAGTCTTTCAGTTATTGAAGAAAACAAAGTGAGGATTGGAAGGTCTGGTGCCATCAAGCCTCTGGTCGACTTACTAGGAAATGGGACCCCTCGAGGAAAGAAAGATGCAGCTACAGCATTGTTTAATTTATCCATTTTACATGAGAACAAGGCACGTATTGTGCAGGCTGATGCTGTGAGGTATCTGGTTGAGCTTATGGACCCTGCTGCTGGAATGGTTGACAAAGCTGTGGCTGTCTTGGCAAACCTTGCTACCATACCAGAAGGGAGGACAGCGATTGGGCAAGCCCGTGGTATTCCAGCCCttgttgaagttgttgaaCTCGGTTCAGCAAGGGGCAAGGAAAACGCTGCCGCAGCGTTGCTTCAGCTATGTACAAACAGCAGCAGATTTTGCAGCATAGTTCTTCAAGAGGGTGCTGTGCCTCCTTTAGTTGCACTGTCACAGTCAGGCACGCCACGGGCAAGAGAGAAG GCACAAGCTCTTCTCAGCTACTTTCGCAGCCAAAGGCACGGGAATTCAGCAAGGAGATAA
- the LOC102714034 gene encoding glycosyltransferase BC10 gives MWTKELKSRGMGGAGGGGEEGDYYPPTPRKEWSAGLVKLVTVAVIFMAGVVIGLSASANVSRYYYSSHTELFFPATTYGACDRADCAPTFKSFVHPPHLAHSMSDPELFWRASLLPAADDFPFQRVPKVAFLFMTRGPLPFTPLWDRFFRGHQGLFSVYVHTLPDYKLNVSKSSAFYARQIPSEEVSWGSITLVDAEKRLLANALLDFSNERFVLLSESCIPVFNFPTVYEYLINSAHSFVESYNIDTPQCAGRYNRRMAPHILPSQWRKGSEWFELNRELAVQIVADNKYYSIFRKHCRPSCYPDEHYIPTYLHLFHGSLNANRTVTWVDWSRGGPHPARYGAANITEEFIQAIRNNGTSCTYNSKPTSLCYLFARKFAPSALGPLMNLTSTVLDF, from the exons ATGTGGACGAAGGAGCTGAAGTCGCGGGGGATGGGGGGcgcggggggaggaggggaggagggggactactacccgccgacgccgcggaAGGAGTGGTCGGCGGGGCTGGTGAAGCTGGTGACGGTGGCGGTGATATTCATGGCGGGCGTGGTGATCGGGCTGTCGGCGAGCGCCAACGTGTCGCGCTACTACTACTCCTCCCACACGGAGCTCTTCTTCCCGGCCACCACCTACGGCGCCTGCGATCGCGCCGACTGCGCCCCGACCTTCAAGTCCTTCGTCCACCCGCCCCACCTCGCCCACTCCATGTCCGACCCCGAGCTCTTCTGgcgcgcctccctcctccctgccGCCGACGACTTCCCCTTCCAGCGCGTTCCCAAGGTCGCCTTCCTCTTCATGACCCGCGGCCCGCTCCCCTTCACCCCCCTCTGGGACCGCTTCTTCCGCGGCCACCAGGGCCTCTTCTCCGTCTACGTCCACACCCTCCCCGACTACAAGCTCAACGTCTCCAAGTCCTCCGCCTTCTACGCCCGCCAGATCCCCAGCGAG GAAGTATCTTGGGGATCGATCACCCTTGTTGATGCTGAGAAGCGTCTGTTGGCCAATGCCTTGTTGGATTTCTCGAATGAGCGGTTTGTTCTGCTCTCGGAGAGCTGCATCCCGGTGTTCAACTTCCCGACCGTCTATGAGTATCTCATAAACTCGGCACACAGCTTTGTCGAGTCCTATAACATTGACACCCCTCAATGTGCTGGCCGCTACAACCGTCGGATGGCTCCTCATATTTTGCCAAGTCAATGGAGAAAAGGGTCAGAGTGGTTTGAACTTAACCGTGAACTGGCTGTGCAGATAGTAGCAGACAACAAGTACTACTCCATCTTCCGGAAGCATTGCAGGCCATCTTGTTATCCGGATGAGCATTACATACCAACCTATCTGCATTTGTTTCATGGGTCCCTGAATGCCAACAGGACCGTCACATGGGTTGATTGGTCAAGAGGAGGCCCGCACCCAGCAAGATATGGTGCCGCAAACATCACTGAAGAGTTCATCCAGGCAATCAGGAATAACGGTACAAGCTGCACTTACAACTCGAAGCCCACTTCTCTCTGTTATCTATTTGCTAGGAAGTTTGCTCCTAGTGCTCTTGGGCCATTgatgaacctcacttcaaccgtACTGGACTTCTGA